Below is a genomic region from Actinomycetota bacterium.
CCAGCTTCGACGACCTGGTCGCCGGGGCCGAGCAGAAGCCCAAGAAGTCCCTGGACGACCTGCTCTGACCTGAGCAACCCAGGCTCGGACAAACCAAGCCAAAGGTTGCATGGTGGACTAGACTCCGTAGGCTGCCGTCGCACCTGCCGGAGGTCCCGCGATGCCGCGACCCGTCCGTGCCCTGCTGACCGTCCTGCTCCTCATCCTCTGCCTGGTCGCCGCCACCGTCCCCGCCCAGGCTGGGCGGAAACCCGTCAAGCGGCCGGTCGCCACCGGCACCGGCGGGGCGATCGCCACCGTCGACCTGGACGCCTCCGCGGCCGGGCTGGAGGTGCTGCGCCACGGCGGCAACGCCGTCGACGCCGCGGTCGCGGCCGCGGCCACCCTGGGCGTCACCGAGGCCTACTCGGCCGGCGTCGGCGGCGGCGGCTTCATGGTCGTCCACCTCGCCAAGGAGCGCCGGGTGGTCACCATCGACGGCCGCGAGACCGCCCCGGCGGCGTTCCGTGAGGACAGCTTCATCGACCCGGCCACCGGCCAGCCCATCCCCTTCGCCGAGCGGGTCACCAGCGGCCTCGGGGTCGGGGTGCCGGGCACGGTGGCGACCTGGCAGCGGGCCCTGCGCAAGTACGGGACCCGGTCGCTCGGCAAGCTGCTCCAGCCGGCCATCCGGGTGGCCGAGCGCGGCTTCGTGGTCGACCAGACCTTCCACGACCAGACGGCCAGCAACGCCGCCCGCTTCGCCGCCTTCCCGGCCACCGCCGAGCTGTTCCTGCCCGGTGGGGCGCCGCCGCCGGTCGGGTCGGTGCTGCGCAACCCCGACCTGGCCCGGACCTACCGGCTGCTGGCCCGCCGCGGCACCCACCCGTTCTACCGGGGCCGGATCGCCGAGGCGATCGCCGAGACCGTCCAGGACCCGCCCGTCGACCCGGCCTCGACCCTGAACGTCCGGCCCGGCCTGATGACCGAGGCCGACCTGGCCGCCTACCGGGCCCTCGACCGGCCCCCGACCCGGGTCGGCTACCGCGGCTACCAGGTCTACGGCATGGGCCCGCCGTCCAGCGGCGGCTCCACCGTCGG
It encodes:
- the ggt gene encoding gamma-glutamyltransferase — protein: MPRPVRALLTVLLLILCLVAATVPAQAGRKPVKRPVATGTGGAIATVDLDASAAGLEVLRHGGNAVDAAVAAAATLGVTEAYSAGVGGGGFMVVHLAKERRVVTIDGRETAPAAFREDSFIDPATGQPIPFAERVTSGLGVGVPGTVATWQRALRKYGTRSLGKLLQPAIRVAERGFVVDQTFHDQTASNAARFAAFPATAELFLPGGAPPPVGSVLRNPDLARTYRLLARRGTHPFYRGRIAEAIAETVQDPPVDPASTLNVRPGLMTEADLAAYRALDRPPTRVGYRGYQVYGMGPPSSGGSTVGEALNILEGYDLGGESYTQALFHYLEATRLAFADRNRWVGDPDFVDVPLRGLLSQGFADERRCLIGDRANVSPVPPGDPFPPFGPGCPAGVAVAGPAERPATTHLTVADRWGNVVSYTLTIEQTGGSGIVVPGYGFLLNNELTDFNPAPLFPGVPDPNLPAPGKRPRSSMSPTIVVRDGRPVVAVGSPGGATIITTVLQILVEHLDRGRSLPEAIAAPRVSQRNSDPGDAEPAFLASPEAAALQALGELFRPAPTTPPLPSEIGAAAGIAFGRHGLQQAAAEPVRRGGGSALVVHPRP